The DNA segment AAATAATAGAACACTGTACTTTTGTTCATTTATTGATTAAATTGTATGTTTACTCACAATATGAATTCTGGTGCTTCATAAACGTTAAATCTTCTAGCTGTAGATGCGCCAgttgtatatttattaatactaGCTACATTAACTTTTTGTTTAAGTTTTGCACCTACAGCCTCCCATCTTGCAATCATTCTAACACACTCCACACAATCTGTACTGTAACTGTTTTCgccaaaatttaaataaaatgaaatatatcaTTTTTACAGGTACTAAACACGTTCGCCGCCAATGCCTCCGATCGGAGTCGCCGGTAGCGAACGTGTTAACAGTCGTTAAACGTTTTTGGTTTTTCAATTTAATACCATCTTTAGAATTTcatagaaatatttaatttgaaagtGGAGCAGAAACTACATATAAGTAAAATATACTTACAACATAACAAACCAATCTCCTGTAGTAGCTCCACTGCTTGCCTGAGTTAGATGTTCAAAAGTGTCATCTGTTAATTCTTTCACTGTAGGCTCTTTATTTTCAGTAAACATCATTAGGATCTCCTCTTCATTTAATGACCCTGTAACAACAATCAAATTTATGTTCATGGTTAAACAAAACTAACTTCTATTACATACCATCACAGAGTAAAGGTATTCCATGTCTAAAGAATACAAGTGCTGGTTCCTTATCTGTGCTATACAGTCTAAGCAGTTGACTGTCGACAACTTTGACAACCCAGGCAGACAAAGAGTCAACTAGGTCTTCGCGTAAGAGGATCACCTTGTTTTCAAAGTTGTTGCATTCCTCGCAATCTCTACTTGCTGTATTTCATATGTTGTAATTAGTAGACTGTTTAATGTATCAATGTATATAATGAATTCAAATATCCATGATGAGTACAAAATTTAGAGTCAGTAAGTTATGCTAAGATTTCTAAGGATACGTGAAGTTGTAAAGCAAGAAACATTTCCAGAGAAAAGATGAAGACTTACTGAAGAGcacgactacatatttttcagtTTTTATAAGATTTATCAATTCTTCGTCGCTCACTGTTTCAAGATTGGCGGATCGGACACCAACGAAGGTACATATCAccaggaaaaatattaatcgtaacattTCGAGTTATTTTCAGTCAACAATATTGTACAGAATATTTTCATCGGCAAATGGTACACGTTAAACCGGTGACGTTTctacacagacgaggtatacgagtagaccttacacctcaTGGACTTTCGTGACCCAATCTGACTgctataccgacctgaaaattccttGTCCGCGGAACACGAAAAAATATTACTTCTAATGTCTATTATATACTTTATGCTTTTAATCAGTATGTTACATTAAAGTATTTTTATCGATCGACTTGCTTATGAACCGCTTTATCGATTGAGAATTTAATCTTGAAGAAATGTCGAAAGATAAATGCTTCGcatagcacagacgaggtatacgaatagacctttcacccaatgtatttttttggcccatttttctggggctctagagctccattaTTAGAGCCCCATTAGAgctccattttcgtgtcactcgcaacattaccaacagattcagaaattaacacaagaggaagtgggacagaaaatgaaattacagaaattttattattttttaacggaatgaaagctgtatgGTCCATCATTggacatcaatcgattaagattattaaaatacctaaagATGTATTTCATTGATACGTATACAGCAAATCCTCTAtttcttattttaaattgtaatacatcatttatttaaaaaataattcggcaaaaacgtatttgcgactcgaaatcagtGTTGTCAGACCACGCATCGGGCGCTACAGAAACTCGTCATTCCACATtccaggtctactcgtatacctcgtctgtggcatTGCATCCCTATCGATCATGCTCCGTTGGAATTGCTGGAGTGGCGACAATATTGGTTCCTTTCCATGTTCTTCCAAATAGTCTGTGATCTAAGCATCTGTTTTACCCTCTGCGATATTACCCGCGATTTATAAAAATCTTAGATCTTCCAGTTTTAGACACATTAATTTACCTGATAAGATATACTTGATAAGCGTAGAATAAGAATTTGTAATAACTAACGTTCAAAAACAGCGAAAGAGGCCATTTTGAGATTTTGAGATCATTAAAAGTATTAAACTACTTGTGACAAGAAATCGTTAGTTTAGAAATTcgcatttttattataaaatgattcGTCTGTTTCATATTACTTTACTCTTTTGTGTGATAAAGCAGGTAGAAGAGGTCCATTTCGATGATTTCATTTCGAAATAAATTGACTCAATATTGAAAACAAATACTCAATTACgtaaatggaaaattttatcCTTTTATCAAAAGTTGTGAACAATTTCGAAACAAACATTCGACTGATTTTGATAGGATTTATTCAATTTTGGAATTGGTAATACAGTGTAATTGTTGATATATGCACTACACAATCGCAATTTCGTAATAGTTTTGTCAATATTAGTATAGTAGTAGTTACTGTAGAAAAGTTCACGTTTCTTCAGCACTAACAGAGTATCATTGAAATTCTTGCGCGTTTCGAACGATTCTTAAAGCGAGCGGTTTATTCCGCGAACTCTGCCCAGTTTGAAGCACTTCCCTCTTGATCCTCGTATTGCTAAAAGTTTTTACGTTTGCAAATCCCTTTTCGTGTAGCCAGCATAACAGTAAAGCAAAGACAGGAATGATATTTTTACAGGACGACACGCCCGCCCTGAAAAAGTAATAGCGTTTCTCGCAAAGGTAACATCTGGTTTTGTGTAAATACTTCCGTTGcaacttttctttttttcccccctcgTATCTGTATACACCCGCAAAGCTACATTTTACCGCAAAACAGTTCCAACCTACGTTTCGTTCTGCCACATGCAGCGCATTAAACGTTTTCCAGAAACGTGTTTGAACAATGTATTTCAACAGCGTGCTCGAATAATTTCTGTCTGTATTTTAAAAGACCTACACGGCAAATCTTTGCTTCGTTCATATTTTAATGCCTAGACCAGTTCTGCTCAGCCTATGGATCGCGAAACACGATGACTGCattaatcaagaaattgatcaaGTTTTTTCTGAATATTAAGAAAATAGGGTGTATTTTAATACGTGTTTAacgaaaaaattcattttacgaGAACcgagaaatttaaataattcagtCGATCTAAAAAATTAGACATGTTGAGATATCGCGGAGGTTTCTGGGTAGAAGATATAAATAGAAAGGTTCTTTCGTTTTTAAGATCACTTTGCAAACTATTTTCAAATTCTAGTATGCACTCTGTGGCAACGAAAAGTACCACACGAGATATTTTCTGACGAACAACATCGCATGCTGCATGCTAGTGTGAGGATAAGGTTCTCCATTTTTCCTTATTTGTTAATGGATAGCCTTCGACTCGATGGCCAGGTGCAAAAGGTCAGTGGCACGCGATGGCACGCAATGCTTGTTGAAGTTTACATCAATTTCTCAACAACGTGTACACACGGTGCGGATCAAACAAGTCGTAGAACTACACGCATCGATGCTAAATATACATCGCACGATAATTTCGAGTCTGATCGATAGCTTGAGcatgaaatctttctttatcgGTTTTTTGATTAATTGTTAGAACGTGGACTGTTGGAAAGTgtggaatatacagggtgttcggccacccctgggataaattttaattggggattctagaggccaaaataagacgaaaatcaagaatataaagtttaaagttccgcccgtaccgaatttttttctcgaaaatgagtttcccctgcaaccgaaaataatttttttagaacgatttgaaatttttgaatttaattgttaataactttttaacgaagcctccatcaacaaattggtatcttgattttcgtcttattttggcctctagaatcctgtattaaaatttttcccaggggtggccgaacaccctgtatatgagaaAAGTAAATATAGTGATAGGAGGAAAGGTcgcaatttattatattttgtgatttgtacatacaTGTTTTTCCGTAAGTATGGTTACAATTTACTCTTAAATATTTGAATCG comes from the Colletes latitarsis isolate SP2378_abdomen chromosome 7, iyColLati1, whole genome shotgun sequence genome and includes:
- the LOC143343756 gene encoding thioredoxin domain-containing protein gives rise to the protein MLRLIFFLVICTFVGVRSANLETVSDEELINLIKTEKYVVVLFTSRDCEECNNFENKVILLREDLVDSLSAWVVKVVDSQLLRLYSTDKEPALVFFRHGIPLLCDGSLNEEEILMMFTENKEPTVKELTDDTFEHLTQASSGATTGDWFVMFYSTDCVECVRMIARWEAVGAKLKQKVNVASINKYTTGASTARRFNVYEAPEFIFFRHGKMYRYQIPKYDVNAFVSFAKDWYKNARAETVPVPQSPFDDLVQMIANFLHEKPWVLKLGSITIGVFIIISVASRFRRKIQTSQKKD